A window of candidate division KSB1 bacterium genomic DNA:
GCCGAGGCGCACGGATCCCGCCGGACGAACCGAAACATTGGCATCGCAACGGAGGCTCCCCTCCTCCATGTTCCCGCTGGAAATGCGCAAGTACTGGACCAGCTGGCGAAGGCGAGATAGGTAAAGGGCCGCCTCCCGGGGACTGGCAAGGTCCGGTTCGCTGACCACCTCGATGAGGGGAATGCCGCAGCGATTGGCGTCCACCAGGGTCTCGTTCGCGCCCACGTAGTCCTCGGCGTGCACGGACTTGCCCGCGTCCTCCTCCAGATGGATCCGCACCAATCGGATGGGCTTAATGCGCCCCTCGACCTCGATCTCCACCTGGCCGCCCAGGATCAACGGCTCCTCATATTGCGAGATCTGGTACCCCTTCGGCAAGTCCGGGTAGAAGTAGTTCTTCCGGGCAAAAATGGCTCGTGGATTGACCTGGCCCCCGACCGCAAGCCCCATCCGCAGCGCGAACTCCACAGCCTTGCGGTTGAGAACCGGCAGCACGCCAGGCATCCCCAGACAGACGGGGCAGACGTGGGTATTTGGAGCAGCTCCGAAGGAGGCACTGCAGCCGCAGAAGATCTTGGACTCCGTGAGAAGTTGAATGTGGACTTCCAGCCCGATGACTGCCTCGTAGTCCATTCCCGCCACCTGCTCCGCCAACTACCAGAAACCCCCAGGTTCTTCTGGGGGCCGATTTCTCCTCCTCACCGCCGCACGGGCGAGATGGGGAGGAGGCGCAAATTCCCTAATTCTGGTTACCGAGTGCCTCCAGGGCGGCCGCGACCTGCATCACGAGGGGCTCGTCGAACGTGCGCCCGATGATCTGGACCCCGATCGGAAGGCCGAGGCGGTCGCGACCGAAGGGAACGCTGGCCGCCGGCAGACCTGCCAAGTTCACCGATACGGTGTAGACGTCGGAGAGATACATGGTAAGGGGATCCGCCAGGCGCTCGCCAAGCCGAAATGCCGTGGTAGGGGAGGTGGGAGTCAGGAGGACATCGCATCTCTCGAAAGCCCGAAGGAAATCCTCCCGGATCAGGGTGCGTACCTTCTGGGCGCGACGGTAATAGGCCTCGTAGTAGCCCGCCGAGAGAACATACGTACCCAGCATGATCCGGCGCTTGACCTCAATCCCGAACCCTTCGCTCCGGGACCGGATGTACATCTCCTCCAGGGTGCGGCAGCCCGGAGCGCGGAACCCGTAACGCGCTCCGTCGTAGCGAGCCAGATTTGAGGACGCCTCGGCCGTCGCCAGGATGTAATAGGTGGCGATGGCGTACTCCGTGTGCGGCAGGCTGACCTCTTCGACCTCCGCGCCCAGCGTCTCCAGCTCCCTGGCAGCCCGTAGGGTCGCTTCTCGCACTTCCGGCTGCAGCCCTTCGGCGAAGTACTCGCGCGGTAGACCGATGCGCAAGCCCCGCGGACCCTGGGTCAACCGTTCCCTGATCTGCGGCGGGTCCTTCGGCACCGAGGTTGAGTCCCGCGGGTCGTAGCCGCACATGACCTCCGCCAAGAGGGAGGCATCGTACACGGTCCGGGCCAGAGGGCCGATCTGGTCCAGAGAGGAGGCAAAGGCCACCAGGCCGTACCGGGACACCCTGCCATAGGTGGGCTTCAAGCCAACGACGCCACACAGTGCCGCCGGTTGGCGGATTGATCCGCCCGTATCGGAGCCCAGGGCGGCGGTGCACTGGCCGGCAGCCACCGCCACCGCGCTACCGCCCGACGATCCCCCGGGTACCCGATCGGGGTCGATGGGGTGTCGCGCGGGGCCGAAGTAGGAGGTTTCGTTGGACGAACCCATGGCGAATTCGTCCATGTTGGTCTTGCCCAGGATCACGGCGTCTTCGGCCAGCACTTTTTCGATGACCGTGGCGCTGTACGGCGAGACGTACTCCGCCAGCATCCGCGAGCCACAGGTTGTCCGTCCGCCGGCGACAGCGATGTTGTCTTTCACCGCCAGTACCATTCCCGCCAGCCGACCCGCCGATCCGCGCCGAAGCCTCTCCTGCACCAAATCGGCCTGGCGCAGCGCCCCTTCCGCGTCGACGCTGATGAAAGCGTTCAGCGCTCCGCGCTCCTCGATCCTCTCGAGGTACGCCTCCACCACCTCGCGGACGCAGACCTCCCCGCCCTCCAGCCGCTTGCGCAGCGTTCGATAGTCCAGGTCGGCCAGACTCATTCCGTCGTTTGCTGGGGGATTTGCTTTTCGGCGTGCACGTTCGTTTCCGCTTGCGGCCGGCTCAGTTCCCCTTTTGGCCTCGGCTCTTCCTCCTCCTTCACGGCCTTCTTGAATTCCCGGATGCTCTTGCCGAGGCCATGGGCCAGCTCAGGCAACTTCTTGCCGCCGAAGATGATCAACAGGATGAAAAGGATCAGCAGTAGCTCTTGAAAGCCAATCGAACCAAGTCCCATCGTTTGTTCCCTCCAAAAACCTTGCCTCACCTCATCCGCGCAGATCTCGATCGAGATCGTCAAGATCGAGTTCGCGCTTGACGTCCTCTGCCGCTTTGCGAAACTCCCGCAACCCTCTGCCCAGTCCGCGCGCGATCTCCGGAAGCTGCTTTGAGCCGAAGAGCAAGAGGGTCACGAGAAAGATAACGAGGAGCTCCTGCATGCCAATAGCGCCAAACATCGCCCTTCCCTCCGCCGTTCCTCAGCGACGTGTTAGACCCGCGGACCTTCCCCTCAGCGCTTCACCCGTGGGCTTTGACACGGCGCGAAGGCGATAACCTTCTCCCCCCTCCTCCTGGCAAGATCGAACCAGCGAGGCGGCCCTACGAGCCAATCTCAGCGGCGTAGTCCTTGCGTTCTGCAGGCGCGCCCTGTTCCTCTCGTCCCAGCTCCGCACTCCTGCGCAGAGAAGTAACCGCGTAGCGTGCCGGGCCCGAAAGGACGTAGATCATCCAGATGGGGAACATGAAGTGCTTCGGCGACAGGAGGCTCAGGCCAATCCAGAGGCCGAGGTAACCGAAGCCCAGAGCGCTCTGACGTTGCCGCAGGGATAGTTTCGGCAAGGGCTCGTAGGTGAGATTGCTGACCATCAGGACCGCCACCGTCACAATCAGGACGCCGAGGATGTTCGGCTGTGGCAGGGGTTCGTTTCCGCTGTACGCGATGACAAACGTGGCGATGGCCAGGGACGCCGACGGAGCGGGTAGGCCGCGGAACGAAGACTTGTGGGCCAGATCCTTCAGCTGCACGTTGTAGCGCGCCAGGCGCACGGAGGCAAAGAGCAAGGGCAAGAAACTGAGCAGCAACCCGATATGACCCAGCTTGAACAGGCCGACGCGGTACGAGAGGAGAGCCGGTGCCAGACCGAACGAGACGACGTCGGCCAAGGAATCGGCCTCTACACCGAAGGGGCTGTAAGCCCGAATGGCCCGCGCTACGCGGCCATCCAGAGCATCGAACACGGCAGCCAGAAGGATCAGCCATGCCGAGGTCACGTACTGGTGATCGGCCGCGCTCAGAACCGAGAGGAAACCGCAGAGCAGATTGCCCGCGGTGAAGGTATTCGGGAAAAGGTACTTGCGATTCATGGGACAGGCAACTCCGCCAGTATGTCGACGCCTCCACGAACCTTCTGGCCTACCGCCACCCGCGGTGTGGACCCGAGCGGAAGAAACACCTCCACCCGTGAGCCGAACTTGATCATCCCGAATCTCTCACCCTGCTCCACACGGTCCCCTTCCCGCAGGTCACAAACGATCCGTCGCGCAAGGACCCCTGCCACCTGCTTCAGCAGGACCTGGCCCCGGGGGGTCCGAATCCCGATGCTGGTGTGCTCGTTCGTCTCTCCCGTGCCCTTTCGGTAGGCCGGCCGAAACTCGCCCCGATGGTAGCGGAAATACTCCACTCTCCCGCTCACCGGGGCCCGGTTCACGTGCACATCGAAAATGGACAGAAAAATGCTGATTCGCAAACAGTTTCCCTCAAGGTATTCTTCGGGGACCACCTCGGCGATCTCCACAACCTTGCCGTCGGCGGGAGCGACCACCAGATTTTCTCCGCGTGGCCCCTGGCGGTCCGGATCGCGAAAGAAGTACACCGTAAAGAGAAC
This region includes:
- a CDS encoding twin-arginine translocase TatA/TatE family subunit → MGLGSIGFQELLLILFILLIIFGGKKLPELAHGLGKSIREFKKAVKEEEEPRPKGELSRPQAETNVHAEKQIPQQTTE
- the tatA gene encoding twin-arginine translocase TatA/TatE family subunit produces the protein MFGAIGMQELLVIFLVTLLLFGSKQLPEIARGLGRGLREFRKAAEDVKRELDLDDLDRDLRG
- the gatA gene encoding Asp-tRNA(Asn)/Glu-tRNA(Gln) amidotransferase subunit GatA, yielding MSLADLDYRTLRKRLEGGEVCVREVVEAYLERIEERGALNAFISVDAEGALRQADLVQERLRRGSAGRLAGMVLAVKDNIAVAGGRTTCGSRMLAEYVSPYSATVIEKVLAEDAVILGKTNMDEFAMGSSNETSYFGPARHPIDPDRVPGGSSGGSAVAVAAGQCTAALGSDTGGSIRQPAALCGVVGLKPTYGRVSRYGLVAFASSLDQIGPLARTVYDASLLAEVMCGYDPRDSTSVPKDPPQIRERLTQGPRGLRIGLPREYFAEGLQPEVREATLRAARELETLGAEVEEVSLPHTEYAIATYYILATAEASSNLARYDGARYGFRAPGCRTLEEMYIRSRSEGFGIEVKRRIMLGTYVLSAGYYEAYYRRAQKVRTLIREDFLRAFERCDVLLTPTSPTTAFRLGERLADPLTMYLSDVYTVSVNLAGLPAASVPFGRDRLGLPIGVQIIGRTFDEPLVMQVAAALEALGNQN
- a CDS encoding phosphatidylserine decarboxylase family protein, with translation MIHREGIMPLVGLTLMAGVVTVGALVTPKHLLTVFAAACWLLVLFTVYFFRDPDRQGPRGENLVVAPADGKVVEIAEVVPEEYLEGNCLRISIFLSIFDVHVNRAPVSGRVEYFRYHRGEFRPAYRKGTGETNEHTSIGIRTPRGQVLLKQVAGVLARRIVCDLREGDRVEQGERFGMIKFGSRVEVFLPLGSTPRVAVGQKVRGGVDILAELPVP
- the pssA gene encoding CDP-diacylglycerol--serine O-phosphatidyltransferase is translated as MNRKYLFPNTFTAGNLLCGFLSVLSAADHQYVTSAWLILLAAVFDALDGRVARAIRAYSPFGVEADSLADVVSFGLAPALLSYRVGLFKLGHIGLLLSFLPLLFASVRLARYNVQLKDLAHKSSFRGLPAPSASLAIATFVIAYSGNEPLPQPNILGVLIVTVAVLMVSNLTYEPLPKLSLRQRQSALGFGYLGLWIGLSLLSPKHFMFPIWMIYVLSGPARYAVTSLRRSAELGREEQGAPAERKDYAAEIGS